One part of the Lotus japonicus ecotype B-129 chromosome 2, LjGifu_v1.2 genome encodes these proteins:
- the LOC130736277 gene encoding DNA topoisomerase 6 subunit A-like has product MQATSSKTPSETFCFLNRSLSLFKKQNVSDGVLDDVACILGCTRSNLHIVGASKGTVIGNLCFKEDGDLVDCAKLGLSGKSIPYHMAKVTDLESDALFILLVEKNGVFMRLTCQQCHVSM; this is encoded by the exons ATGCAAGCAACATCATCCAAGACACCATCAGAGACGTTCTGCTTCTTGAACAGGTCTTTATCCTTGTTCAAGAAGCAGAACGTCTCTGATGGTGTCTTGGATGATGTTGCTTGCATTCTTGGATGCACACGGTCAAACCTTCATATTGTTGGCGCTTCAAAAGGAACGGTAATTGGTAATTTGTGCTTTAAGGAAGATGGGGATTTAGTTGATTGTGCAAAATTAGGTCTGAGTGGCAAGTCGATTCCGTACCACATGGCCAAAGTTACCGATCTAGAGTCTGATGCTCTGTTTATCTTGCTTGTGGAAAAAAATGGTGTCTTTATGAG ATTGACATGTCAGCAATGCCATGTCAGCATGTGA